A region from the Anomaloglossus baeobatrachus isolate aAnoBae1 chromosome 11, aAnoBae1.hap1, whole genome shotgun sequence genome encodes:
- the LOC142256208 gene encoding galactoside alpha-(1,2)-fucosyltransferase 2-like → MKRCVVWTVIISLIFLILLNFVSWEYVTKYNLKSALLHKTVPEKNKEKKDKYLGPQGISQSGNSVWLIESGGRLGSQMGEYATLYALAKINGHQPYILPKMHDMLSPLFRIKLPVLPLEVANRMKWKRYLLKNWMLPEYRNISDEHVRFLGTPWSWTFYHHIRDEILREFTFHDYLIEEANEYLAKVRGDRKNVTFIGVHVRRGDYVKEMPRYRKGVVADKGYMDKAMAYYRNKYSHPLFVVTSNGMPWCKENINASFGDVHFAGDGKESSPAHDFAVLAHCNHTIMTIGSFGFWPSYMAGGETVYLTNFTLPDSPMMTFFKYEAIYLPEWIGIPADLSPLIAEQGKNYTGTV, encoded by the coding sequence ATGAAGAGATGTGTTGTTTGGACGGTGATCATCTCATTAATCTTCTTGATCCTCCTGAATTTCGTCAGTTGGGAGTATGTCACTAAATACAATTTGAAGTCAGCATTACTCCACAAGACCGTCccagagaaaaataaagaaaaaaaagataaatatTTGGGGCCACAAGGAATTTCCCAATCAGGCAACAGTGTTTGGTTAATAGAATCTGGAGGACGGCTGGGAAGTCAAATGGGAGAGTACGCAACCCTCTATGCCTTAGCCAAGATCAATGGTCACCAACCCTACATCTTACCCAAAATGCACGATATGTTATCCCCGTTGTTTAGGATAAAGTTACCGGTTCTACCACTGGAGGTTGCCAATCGCATGAAATGGAAGAGGTACCTGCTAAAAAATTGGATGCTACCTGAATATAGGAACATTTCTGATGAACATGTACGGTTTTTGGGCACTCCTTGGTCATGGACGTTCTATCACCACATCAGAGATGAGATTCTCCGGGAATTCACTTTCCACGACTATCTTATAGAGGAAGCTAATGAATATCTCGCCAAAGTGAGGGGAGATCGCAAAAATGTCACCTTTATCGGGGTGCATGTTCGGAGGGGTGACTATGTTAAAGAGATGCCAAGATATCGCAAAGGAGTTGTAGCTGATAAAGGATATATGGACAAAGCCATGGCCTACTATCGAAATAAGTACTCACACCCTCTCTTTGTGGTGACCAGTAATGGTATGCCTTGGTGCAAGGAGAATATTAATGCCTCTTTTGGAGACGTTCACTTCGCTGGAGATGGTAAAGAATCCTCCCCTGCCCATGACTTTGCCGTCCTGGCACATTGTAACCACACCATTATGACCATAGGATCTTTTGGGTTTTGGCCTTCCTATATGGCGGGAGGGGAAACTGTTTATCTCACCAATTTTACACTGCCAGATTCTCCAATGATGACATTTTTTAAATATGAAGCTATTTACCTTCCGGAATGGATTGGAATACCGGCCGATCTGTCTCCGCTCATAGCGGAGCAAGGAAAAAACTATACAGGGACCGTATAA